The Spiroplasma endosymbiont of Atherix ibis nucleotide sequence TGAAATTCTTATTAATACACAATTTACAAGAGCAAATAAATATAAAATAGGTAAAAATATAAAAATTGGAGGAAATAATTTTGTTATTTCTGGATTTGCATCAGAACCATTGACATATTATCCAATTGCAAATACTACAAATCCTCTTCCAAATAGTAAAAAAAATGCAATTATATATGCAAATAAAAATAACTTAGATAAGATAATAACAATAGATTTAGATAAGTCCACAACAAAGATAGTTTATTCTTTTTTAACTTATAAAAATAAAGATAATCCTGAAGATATGCAAAATGATATTGACAAATTTAGAGCATATTCATTTACAAACCTTGTTTAAGTATATAATTCTTATGAATTTTTAACTGGGAAAAGCGAATTTAAGGAAAATAATATAATAGATAAATATAAAAGTTTTTCTTCTAGTAATTTAAAATTAAATTGACTTATAGCACCTAAAATTATTTATGGTTTTAAAATTTTTTCCATTATTTTTTGTGTACTAATTTGTTTAATTGCAATATCAGCTGCAATTATTGCTATTAAAAAAACTGTTGAAATAAATGCTGGAGAAATTGGTATATTAAAGGCAATGGGAGCTAAAAGTTAAGAAATTTCTTTATCATATTTATCATATGGGATAATTGTTACATTATTTGTAATTCCTTTTGCTTGAATTGTGGGTGCATTTGTTCAAGAATTTATAGCAAAAGTTTTTATATAATTCTCTGGTGGCCGTTCAAATATATTAGTTTTTAGTCCAATAGCAATTGTTATTTCTATTTTATGTTTTGGAGTAATTTTATGTTTAATTTCATTTTTTACAGCTTTTATATTAGTGAAAAGACCAACATTAGAAATAATAAACAAATTAGAGAAAACTAAAAAAATTTATTGATTGAATCAAGTTAAAAATGCAGTAGTTAAAAATAGATCATTTTCAACAAGATTTAGTTTAGAATTAGCTGTTTCTGGTTTATCAAAAACTATTCTTTCTGCAACAACTATATTTATGGCTGGATTCTTAGTTTCTTTTGGTCTGACTATTCCAGGACTTGTTCAAAATGTTGTTGGAAGTTATTATAAAAATGTTCTTTATTCAAACTACTATGAAAATAGAGATTTAATAGGTAATGCTCCACTTGCAAAAAACTCTTTATCTCCTACAAAAGAAGTTGATGAATATGAAAAAAATTTAATTGACAGTAAATCAATTTTTGGTTCTGGTATTATCAATATTTCTAAAAATGTAACTGATTTTGCACCAATACCAGATGCTTCAGCAATACCTCAAATTTTACTTTCTCAAAATTCTTCAAAAGAACTAACTGCAAAATTAATTTATGATTCAATTACTAATTCTGCATCAGGTCAATATAATAAATTATATCAAGAACAAAACTCAGTAATTTCAATTATTGCAAGTTTACTTGGAAATAATATAAGTAAACTTGTTGGTAAAGGAATTTCAATTGAAGATATGCAAAAAATATTGGAATGAACAATTCACTCAAATTCTAATGAATTTAAAAATTCAACAAACAGTGATGAGGGAATTCAAAAAAGAATTAAGAAAATTAATGATTTATCAGAACTTTTAACAAATGGATTACCTCAATTATTAACTAACTTTATTAAAGGTTCTTCAATATCTGAAGGAGAATGAAAAGAACAAATTATAGAAATTATTATTGCTCAAACTCCAGCATATATTAAACAATATCTTGCAAAATCAGAAAATAGATTTAATAATTTCTCACTTGGATGACAAATAAATAAGTATATACCTGGTGTGGATAACCTATATACAAATCTTCTAGTATCATCAAAAAATAATTTAAATTTAAATATTACAGGTTTACAAAAAACTCAAAATGCATATAAAATTTCAGAGAAAATAAGCAATAAAGTATTTATTAATGAATATCAATCTAAAATTTTAGAAAAAGTTTTAAATGATAAGCCTCAAGAGCAAATATCTACAAAAGAATTGGAATCAATTAAAGATATTTATAATAAAGAAACTCAAGAACTTACTATTCCAGTTGTAGCAAATGATCAAACAGATTTTGTTTTAAATAATGATTGAAATAATTTATCAAATCCTTTAATTAATAAATCTAGATTGGTTTTAAGAAATGGTTTAGTAAATATACCAAATCAAGCATGAATTTATGATGATGGTGATTGAATTAGATATAATAAAAATTCTCAAAAAAATAGTACAGATAATGGTTATATTGAAATGCAATCTTTATCTCCAAGTAAATTTACATATGCTCCTATTTTTGATCAAACTGGATTTAATTTAATTAATGAACAAAAAAATCGTGAAAATATAAATCTTATGGATAATTCATATGGTTTTTATAACTTAACTTCAATTCCAACAGAAAAAGGTGAAGAGTTAAATTTATAAATAAGACCTTACTATTCTTTTGATAATATTACAATGTTTATTCCTAACTTTTATAAAAGTGATTTTGAAATTTTAAAAGAAAAGGGTAATGTAGATTCATCACAATGATGAAAAGATGATGTTACAAAAGTTCCACAAGAAACTAAAGAAGCTTGAGAAAAAATAAATCCAAATATTTCTAATGATAGTTATTTTGCAATAAAACCTTATTCATTTTATTTTGATAGTTCAGGAAATTATAAAAGAGAATTAAAAAACTTATCAGGAACTCCAACTGAAACTATTGCAAAGGGATATTATAATTTTTATGCAAGAACTTTAAGAGATAATAATGGACCAATAACTTTTGGAAATGCAGATATGAATTGAATATCAGGAAAAAATGTTAAATCTATAAAATTTGAGAAAGTTAGTTCAATAGATGTCTATGGAAATCCACTTGTTATTGCAGATCAAGATATTATTAATATTTTGAGTGGATATGGTATTTCTAAATATATTCCATTTAATTTGCAATACGAGGATTTAACAAAACCTGTTGAAAATTATACATATAATGATGTAAAAGTTAACACTTACAGTTATATAAATCCTATTGAGTATTATAGTTATAATAAAAATTTAACACAAAAAAATTTAGTTTATGGAAATGATAATTTTGAAAGAAGTATACGACCTAGTATTTGGTATACAGGTATTTTTTTCAAATGCTGAAGAACCTTACTTTATAACTTCACAAGCTTCATTTACTAGAGATACAAAATCTGGAGTAGATACAATAAATGGAGATAATTATGGAGCAAGTAGTTTAGAAATAGAAGGTACAAAATTATTAAGTCAACAAAAAGCACTTATAAATCAATTATCTGTAATAATTTTAAACATTGCTACTATTGCAATTGCACTACTTATAATTATTATGATATTAACTATTACTTTAATTAATGATTTATATGTTAATCAATATAGAAAATTTATGATTGTTATGAAATCTTTAGGATATTCAAATTGAAAAATTATTAAATATACATTTGCAACTGTAACAATTCTTTCTCTTTTATTATATATTTTAAGTGTGGCTACTAATTTTACTATAATAGCAATTAGTTTTAATATTATAAGCCACAAGTTAGGTTCAATTCCTTTTGGATTAACTTGGTGAACACTAATTGTTGCTATTTTACTTGTATTTGGTGCATTTTTCTCTTCAATTGCAATTACAACAAAAAAAATAAGAAGAGAATCACCTTCAGTATTGATGAAATAAAAAAATAGAAATATGTTATAATTTTACTGATTATAAAGGAAGACTTAAAATGAGTGAAAAAGTATATCAGTTGAATTCTGATCAAATTGGAGTAATAAATTTTCCAGAACCTTGATTTTTAGCTCACTTTGAAATTGAA carries:
- a CDS encoding ABC transporter permease; this translates as MKEVYDLVFGIQVFFSNAEEPYFITSQASFTRDTKSGVDTINGDNYGASSLEIEGTKLLSQQKALINQLSVIILNIATIAIALLIIIMILTITLINDLYVNQYRKFMIVMKSLGYSNWKIIKYTFATVTILSLLLYILSVATNFTIIAISFNIISHKLGSIPFGLTWWTLIVAILLVFGAFFSSIAITTKKIRRESPSVLMK